In Panthera tigris isolate Pti1 chromosome B1, P.tigris_Pti1_mat1.1, whole genome shotgun sequence, the sequence acaaaacaaaaaaacaaaaccacaggatAAGGTGTTAAACATCATgatattttagagaaaatcaaactaaaatgaCATATAAGCTGttgatgacaaaaacaaaaaaatcgtGGCAACTTTTTGCAGCAGATGCTAGCTAGGGTGTGGATAAGCTAGGTCACGCTTACATTCCTGGTGGGAGCGTAAAAACGGTACAGCTactctgggaaacagtttggcattcTTTTGTAAAAACTAAACCTGCAACCATATGACTTGGCAAGTGCATGTTGGGACACTTGTCTCAGAGTAATGACAAGTTGTGTTTGCTCAAACATCTATAAACGTAAAAGTTTACAACACCGTTACGTGTCATAGTACCAAACTGGAAAGAACCCGGCTGTCCTCCAGCAGGTGAATGGTTCAATGAATCCTGGTACATCCACCCGGTGGACTAGATGCAGGGACAAAAAGGGAAGACCTACTGAGACACGCACCAAACATGGAGAGTCTCCAGACCACTACAGTGAGTGAGAAGTCCCCCAGAAGTTACctactgtaggattccatttattttatttttaaattcatttatcttGAGGGACACAGaaagcacatgcaagcaggggaggggaagacagaaaaggagagagagaatcccaaacaggctcctcactgtcagtgcagagcctgaagtggggcttgaactcacaaaccgtgagatcatgacctgagccgaaactaagtcGGTCgctgaactgattgagccacccaagtacccctgtaggattccatttatatgacattcctGAAGGACAAGTTGTAGAAGTGGAGAGCAGATAAGTAGTACCCGGAATTAAGGTGGAGGCGGACGCAGGAGGGAAGAGGGTGTGGCCCTGAAAGGGCAAcatggcgggggtgggtgggggcagggatctCTGTGGTGATGGACTTGCTTTGTATCCGTGTCAGTATCTGGTGTTCGTATTGTATTGCCCTCTGGTTGTGCTATTAGGAAAACTGCATTAAACGGTAGAGATGTATCTGTATTATATTTTACAACTGTGCATGACTCTGTAATtatctcaaaacagaaaaatgtcataaaaaaaGGTTGTTGCTTCAACAGGATTAAGTGCGTTGACCTTGGGGAATCAAGAGGGAAATAAGGCAAGATTTCTGACCCAACAGGGAACCAAGGCTGGATCTTAGGCCTGGGGAACATGACCAGGAATCCTTACTTGAACTGGGTAATATGAAAGCTTAGAGTCAGAAAGTGATTTGCCAAATAATAGAAAGTCATTCGGGGACCTGGATCCAGTAATTGTCTCCAATTAAAGCCATGGAGTCAAGATGATTAACTTATATATGTGTATGACACATGAGAATCCTTAATAAGTAAATTTATCTATCTACTTATCCTTAATATGTTCATTTCTCCACTTACCcatttatctatcatctgtctcaACAGGTGGTTGGGGCTGACTGCCTGAGGGCAAGTGAGAGGTTTGTTGATGTATAGTCTTTAGCAGtcccctttaaaaagaaatatcagatCATTTGGGCAAAGTTCCCTTatcaaaaaattatagaaaaagaaggCAAGTAGGCAGGGACCATCAGGGTTAACTACTCACATTTCCTTTCTAAGTGAAGCACTTGACAAATTGATAAAagatagtcatttatttttattgaggtgtcTTCTCACTGAAGAGACCAGagtaaaaagaagacaaaatgaggTCATTTATGTCACTCTGGAATGCCAGAGACTTCAGATTTAATCATTTGTATTCTTCCAACATGGCTGGAGGGTCAGGCAGCATTTCAGAGACTTCTGGCAGAGAGCAACaagttcttcatttttctgaCAAGAATTCACGCACCTCCCTTGAAGCTTGGAGCATTTCTCGTCAAAAAACGCGTTCCTGGCTTTGTAAGGGAAGGAGCCACTGGGATTAATTCTCCTCTCAGATACATCCAGTTACCAGGTACAGTCTTGTAACTAGTTAGGAAAGATTTCTTTACAAGCTGACATGGTCTCATGCTGCCAGTAGATGAGATCGTAGGGAGATATTTTCTctctaatttttctgtttttttgttttaggggGTTAAAGACCAGGAAGAATACGTTTGTCTTGACATTTGGGGTTAGGCTGTGGGGGCTTTGGGAAGCAGAAGCTATTGTTCTTTTATCAGAATCTGTTAGCAGTACGTAATGATCACCTTGTCCTTGTAAACCCCTCCAGGGCAGGTAACTCCCCAACTCAGTGTCAAAGTGTTACACCCTGAGAATTGAGCAGGTCTGAGGCTGGGGACATGGCCCACGATTGGAGTAATAAACAGGGATAAATATATAGAAAGGGAAAAGTTTACTCTTGTGGGTGGAAGGGAAAAGATTGCTTAGAAAGGCTCATCAGATTTCTTTGCCACATTTCATAAAACGTGTTCAAGGGCCAGTAGGGGCATGTGTTGGGAGTGGTTCCCCAGGACTCCTCTTGTCTATTCTGTGCAGAATATAGTGGCTTTGGCCCTAGTACTTTATCAGTAGCCGTCCTAAGAGCAGCCTGCTTCAAGTTAAGGAGAGACAGACATCTTACTGGAATCAACATTTTAGATTACCTAATCCAGGTATATTTAAGGACAGGCATCAGATGTACACAAGTTGAAATTAATGTCAACAAACAAAGGTGACTAATTCACATATATGTAAAACTAAAACCAGGCGGATTGGTATTAGCATGTGTACTAATCATTTCTAGTATCTGCATATAAGTTCATAAGTATCAATACTCCGGTGTTTCAAAGCTCAGTGAACTTTGCCCCCCACTGCAGGGGACAGTACTCTATCCCCCCTCCTAATATTGTAAGGTCATCCCAGGCTGGAGGCACTGGACCTCACTCTTCGCAAGGGTCCTTGTATTATATCCAGTTAACAGTGATGGTCCAGAAAGAGAGAGCCTCTGCAAAGAGAGAGCATCTGTGTCTACAAGGATTCGGATGGATCATCACACACACCCATCTAGAGGTTAAtgtaactctgtgtgtgtgtgcgtgtgtgcaaaTGCAGATTAATAGGTCAGTTCCATctgcttatataattttatattgccttattttatattgtgttaactaaattatataataaaccTGACTGATCTGAAAAGGGGGCCTTGGTCAGTTTCCAATGTGTACATCGAGGTCAGTGGAATGAACAGCTCACCGTAGGTCCCGGATCCCGGTGCACTTGGCACACAATCAAACCACACAGGCTCACTGCAAAACAGACCGGCAACGCATACAGCTGGTGTGAGAATTCTGAGCCTCCTAAGGAGACATCTATAGCATCCGGCACAATTTGGACTCGTTGCAGGCTCTGAAAAGCCCTTTCTCTAGCTCTCTGGAAACTGGGGTGAGTCTAgtcttggattttattttgaggaagatcTGACTGGAGCCACTAGAGGTTCCCAGGAGCCAGAGGATGTGGCAGGAGTCCTGCTGTGAACTCTCAGGTCCTGGCTTCATTCCCGCTTATCTGTATGACTTTGAGAAGCCGCCTAGCCcatctgaggctcagtttctgcatctgaaaAATATCTATAAAGCAAACCTTCCAAGCCTGAAGTGTTGGTCTGAAATCACTCAATTCGAAGTAGGGCAGAGTTTTCTTAAAGGTCCTGGCACTGGAGAACCGCATGCATTTTGTGGTGTGAAGTGTTCGTCACAGGTGCCCAGCTTCATGGTGTTGTGACGAAGGAGCAGCAGTTTGACACGTACGTTTGACCTGCGCCATGGCCGGTGTGAACGCGGTCTCCGAGCTCTGTCCCTTTCCTCGtccctttttgcctttttctggcTCTCTTTCTTACCTGTCTCATCTCTATCACGACTATTTTTTACAAGAGCCACAGATGCCAACCctagcttttacattttttccccaattttttgtttttgttagtgaGCACGGAGCTGGGGACCAAAGGGCATCTTTCCTGGCATATCTTTATTTCCTCAACCCCGTGATACCCCATCTTAGAAAATCAGGGAAGATGCAATGGATTTATAGAAGAGACATTGGTCACCTCCCATAGTAAATGCTCCCCTGCAGGGCCACTGGGCTGACCACACCAAGGTGCTCACTGAAGCAGACTCTTTCTCTGGGCCACCACCTCTAGAAGCTTCCCTACAAAGACGTTCATTTTACCTGGggccagaaggaagagaacagcaaagagaaagaggaatgtCCTCATGGCTCGAAGGGTCTTGAGAGATCAGCACAGTGTCCATGATAAAAGAGCAGCAAACACCCACATTTATACATTTCTCTGGACCAGAGAACATCTTGATCAGCGAGGCATGCCAGAAATGAGGACGTTTCCATGCTTTGCCAAGCCGAGCCCACATCTCAGTGGGTGTCACTCTGTCCGCAGCTCACTGCTTTTCTGATACTGGAAAGTTCCTAAGAAGGAcaatggggaagaagggaagacagagtaGAGGGTTCCTTGATGATCAGGGGCAGATATATGCACCAGTAGGAAGAAAGATCTGGAATCTGGCAGTTTGGATTTCTAATCCTGACTATGCTCCTTAATAGCTTTGGTTCACTCGTATGTAAAATCAGAGTAACTACATAATATCATGATGGAGTCAGTGGGGTCTGAATTCCAGCTCCAATATTTGTGAGCTGTGTACATTCGGCAAGTGCCTTTACTGAAAcatatgttttattgtttattttttaaaaagtgctgatACTTTAAATACtatatacatcattttatttaatctgcaAACAGCTCCCTGGATAGTTATGAGCATATGggatatttgatatttgattaAGACTACAGATACATCAAATATCCATATACTCTGACCACAGACTGCCACTAATTTGATTATCTCTTTTTCCTAATCTGAAGTAAATCAGCTAAGTGGATGGAGAGAAAGGCCTGAATTACCCACTCTAATTCTTCCCTGTTGGGAAATACCTCTCTTTAATGTGACATTAGGGAGATGAGCCTCCCTCATCATCATTCTCCCTATTATTATTGCTACTGAAAattgaaatatcttaaaatattattaaaataatcacaaactcCTGAAAAGCAACCAAATGCTCGCTGTGTAACTGAAAACACGGTTTGTGAATGTGATCTGGATAAGACCATCAATTTACTTCCTCCTGCCATAGTAATGTCAATAAATGATTGAACGCACAAATAACTGTGATAAAAGGGACACGTTTTTAACAGAAGAATTGCAGATGGTCCCAGTAGACACCTCCCTCCAGGAGGTGAGGCTTGAGTCCTCCAACTTGAATGAAGGCGATTAATTCCAAAGAATGTGGGGAGGCAAGAGCGTCCCTTTAGCGCGGACAAAGCTGGCACCTTAAATGAGTGGCCAGGGTTAACATCAGGGGTGACCAGGCATGTCCCCAGCACATTCCCTGACACGAGGGACAAGGTGAGGAGCCTCAACCCTGTGTTATTCTTCTCCCAGACCCCAAACCCCAGTCCGGTTGTGAGAAAACCTCAGACAAACTCGAAATCTGTAGGTTAGTCAGTAGGAATATGACATACCAATgataatttcttggttttgacaAACGCATCGTGGTCATACTGTTAATAATTATTAGCATGAATGTTAACatcaggggcagctgggggaggggtatGTGAGAActcttcactgtgcagattttctaaattattctaaATTAAACAATTTGCTTAAAATAACTATGCGGGAATGTTCCATGTATCCTTAGCCTCAGTCACCATGAGATTTTTGtgaggtgtgtgtatgtatgcgtacgtgtgtgtgtgttgattatATATTCGTATAtgaaaaatccagtgaagaatgaTAGGTTgagagtcacctgggtggctttgtttaagcgtcagacttcggctcaggtcatgatttcatactttgtggattcaagccccgtgtcgggctctgtgctgacagctcagagcctggagtctgctttggattctgtgtctccctctctctctgcccctccccgctcacactctgtctctctcttgctctgaaaaataaataaaacattaaaaaaaaagaatgataagcTGAATATACAAATTTTTTCTATTCCCTTCCAAtcctcacttaaaaaattttaggagagcctgagtggctcagttggttaagtgtcagactcttgatttctcctcaggtcatgatctcatggtttgtgagatcgagccctgcgtcaggctctgggctggcagcatggatcctgcttgggattctttgtcttcctctcagCGTATGGTGTCTCAGTCTgtttgagctgctataacaaaacaccccAGACTCAGTAGCTTATGAACAACAtttatcacagttctggaagctgcaaTACAAGACCGGGCACCAGCATGGCCGGGTGctggtgaggaccctcttctgggttgcagatggctaacttctcactgtgtcctccttTGGGGGATTGGGACAGGGAGCTCTCAGGGGCCCCTTTTATAAAGGtgttaatcccattcatgagggctccgttctcatgacctaatcacatcCCAAAGGCTCATCTCCAAACATCATCACCGtgaggattaggtttcaacatgaATGTtggggggacacagacattcagagcATGGCATATGTGATTTTGTCTGAGCACTCACAAATAGCCAACTAACTCTCCCAAGGGACGTGCAACATTGTAAGAGCTAAGATGTGTCCTACTCACACCTCACTGTGAGGAGGGCAGATAACTTTGAGTGGGCGAATTCCAAGGATGGGGTGTGGTGAGTCCCAGGGTTTGAGGGCTGCTCAGGGAAGAGGTAGAACCATGAGAGGTGTTAATCAGGTGGTACGTGGACAGGGTTGCATGAGGGGATGGGCCTCCCAGAGAAGGTAGCATGAGGCGCCCACCCCAAAGGGCCATGGAACTCCCAGGGGAGAGGGGTGCCAGACAGGGGCTCATAAGTCTAGATGATACCTCTCACCAGCAAGGTGAGAAGTCTTGGGATCAAAGCCCTAGAAGGCTGTCAGCAATTTGGAGTCTTACAGCTCTGGGATTTGTCTTATCTATGTTAGCAGATGTTGGGGGCACTTTTGTGGGGGTGTACAAAGCAGGTAGGCTCTAAATGGCTAAACAAATGATGATTTGTACCATATCCAAAGCAATTGGATATGGAAGGATTTGAGTTTGGAACAGGAGGCTTTGAGCTACAGAAGTGAGCATGGTAGGGACCACTCTATAGGGGCATCTCTGGCCTCATGATGGAGCAAGGAGGCCATCCAATCCCCATGACAAGGACTAGCCCTTTAATTTGAAAGTTTCTAGAGTCATCTTGTTTTCCTAAGACTAGAAGTTCACTCCAGGTCAAGATCAGCTACATAACGTGCAAGGGCCCATGTTCAAGAAGTAGGAAAAAGGCGCCATTAAAGGTATCTAGTTCTCTCGATCTGTCATAGTAATGCTTCTTTGCTATTTAATGTCACAATCTCCCAGGCACAAAGATACTTGAAGGACACTTGCAGATGCTCACACTGCCTGGGGATCCCCACATTGCCACTGCACATACGTGTGTGGTCCACCATCAGCCACTGCTGGACCGGCGTGTCTTGCTCCAGAGAGAGTCAAGCCAGGTGTTTCCCCCATGAGCCTGCCACTGCCATCTATGGTGGCTGGGCAGCTCTCAAGGATATGTCAATATCTGCTGCAAGCAATCCGTATTGAATTGTGGGCTGGAGAGAGGTCTGCTCCTGCCAGGTTGCCCACCTACACCACGGCACGGTCATGGCATGGGAGGGTTTGATGGCATGCTGGGCCCTAAGGCACTGCCATCACATCTCTAGATACATCTCCACTCAGTACGAGCTGGGGGTCGGTGGTGGCAGTGTTTCTGGGAGGGATAGGaaaggaggaggctgggtggggcccccagggctgggggccaggaacCCCCAAgaaggtgaggaggggaaggaaggcagatcATATGGGGACTGAGGCTCTAAGGTCCCAGACTTGCTCCTATTCCAACCAGATTTGATTTACAGAGCAcatattcaaagataaaattgttAAGAATTGCAATACAGTGAGTGCTGAGCATTAAACCCCAAGGTAAGAACAGGGGTGTGCAGCTGCCCTCCTCATACTTGGCCTGGCTCCAGGTTATTAAAAATGCCTGAAAGCTGAAGGCTGAGGCTGTTAGGCTCAGCTCTCGTCCCCTAGTACCTATGTATTGCCTTATGTTCATGAAGCTGCCTTGTTTGAAGGCCACAGAAACAAATGTGCAGATATCAGCATGGCTGCACTTTCCAGGCCAGAAAAAGTTCACTGTGAGTTGGTGTAGTTGAAaaagaatttacataaaagttgGACGCAAAGCAGGATAGACAGACATGTGAATGTAAGGCTGGTAATAATAGCCAGACACACTGATAGCCACTTAATACTCATTTCAGTGAGTCCTTTTAAATATCCTATGAAGTATGTACCTTTATTCCGTCCCCATTGTAAGATGAAGAGACAAGTTCAACAAAGTAAGCCACCTGCCCGAGGTCATACATCTGCTAACCCGCTCTGTCTGACCTCAGCCTGCCTTGTTCAGTTAtcctattttgcattcccaagaTGAAGAACAGAGCCTTGCAGAAGCATGGACAACAGGATGGGGCTTATTTGGGGGTGCAGGGATATAAGTAGTAATTTTGATACCTGTGTTCTTGATGAATGAAAAGGATGTGGAAATTCTGCCTTTGGGCTGCTAGTTGACATTGTCACAGGCTCGGGGATTCAGAGCTAAGTTGGTAAAATgactaccaccccccccccttttctcccAGACCACCATAAAATTGAGATTAACCACCCCCCTTTCTTGTATGAAGGTAGTACAAATGAAA encodes:
- the LOC102963027 gene encoding beta-defensin 106A-like; its protein translation is MRTFLFLFAVLFLLAPARNAFFDEKCSKLQGRCVNSCQKNEELVALCQKSLKCCLTLQPCWKNTND